In Solidesulfovibrio sp., the following proteins share a genomic window:
- a CDS encoding AAA family ATPase — protein MLIKRLEVKGFKSLKDVVWEPGPLTILIGPNGSGKTNLLLSISLLQSIASGHLEKFVYTHGGITQIAWDGLSPFLEINTTIEFNIFESLSNIHYSLQMATHPLRFRILREVCVEEHFETSDQKTIHDVLIQRIPGEYKISDHDGLEDVSQQALNIHESLLSIVSTPYHSNSSLYMLSTSILRSTIYSNINVDRQDTIRKPQVVRYNKSLDSDGQNLVNVLHTLYSENRDFENDINTAMRAAFGDDFGRLVFPPAADQLVQLRIRWKSLKREQSMLDLSDGTIRFLFLMTVLCNPEPPSLIAIDEPETGLHPSMFPIIAEYAAEASKRTQVIFSTHSPQFLDAFGEYNPTTTVTVRKDGETKIKNLDGDTLKQWLEHYSLGTLFLSGDLEALA, from the coding sequence ATGCTCATCAAGCGCCTGGAAGTGAAGGGTTTCAAGTCCCTCAAGGACGTGGTCTGGGAACCCGGGCCGCTGACGATACTGATTGGGCCGAATGGGTCGGGGAAGACGAATTTGCTCTTATCCATATCCTTGTTGCAGAGCATCGCTTCAGGGCATTTAGAAAAATTTGTATATACACACGGAGGCATCACTCAAATTGCGTGGGATGGCCTTAGTCCTTTTCTTGAAATTAACACCACCATTGAGTTCAATATTTTTGAATCTTTGAGCAATATTCACTATAGTCTTCAGATGGCAACACATCCGTTACGTTTTAGAATATTGAGAGAAGTTTGTGTAGAAGAACATTTTGAAACCTCAGACCAAAAAACAATACATGATGTGTTAATACAAAGAATACCTGGAGAGTATAAAATTTCAGATCACGATGGCCTTGAAGACGTTAGTCAGCAAGCATTAAATATCCATGAAAGTTTACTTTCTATTGTATCTACACCATATCACAGTAATAGCTCTTTATACATGCTATCAACAAGCATTTTACGATCAACTATATATAGCAATATTAATGTAGATCGCCAAGACACCATTAGAAAACCTCAAGTTGTCCGATATAATAAATCGTTAGACTCTGACGGCCAAAACCTCGTCAACGTCCTCCACACCCTCTATTCCGAAAACCGCGACTTCGAGAACGACATCAACACCGCCATGCGAGCGGCGTTCGGCGACGACTTCGGCCGCCTCGTCTTTCCGCCGGCGGCGGATCAGCTCGTGCAACTGCGTATCCGCTGGAAGTCCCTCAAACGCGAGCAATCCATGCTCGACCTCTCCGACGGCACCATACGGTTCCTGTTCCTCATGACCGTGCTGTGCAACCCGGAGCCGCCTTCGCTCATCGCCATCGACGAGCCGGAAACCGGCCTGCACCCCTCCATGTTTCCCATCATCGCCGAATACGCGGCCGAAGCCTCCAAGCGCACGCAAGTCATCTTCTCCACCCACTCGCCGCAATTCCTCGACGCCTTCGGCGAATACAACCCGACCACCACCGTCACCGTCCGGAAGGACGGCGAAACCAAAATCAAGAACCTCGACGGCGACACCCTCAAACAGTGGCTCGAACACTACTCCCTCGGCACGCTCTTCCTCTCCGGCGACCTGGAGGCCCTGGCGTGA
- the glyA gene encoding serine hydroxymethyltransferase, with protein MEELLIADPEVGRAVCLEIERQTGKLEMIASENFVSVAVRQAQGSVLTHKYAEGYPGKRYYGGCEYVDVAEDLARDRVKALFCAEYANVQPHSGSQANMAVYFAALKPGDTLLGMDLSHGGHLTHGSPVNFSGRLYNIVFYHVKKETGTIDYDEVERLAKEHGPAAIVAGASAYPRIIDFPRFRAIADAVGAKLIVDMAHIAGLVATGHHPSPIPHAHFTTSTTHKTLRGPRGGLILSSEEYGKTLNSQIFPGIQGGPLMHVIAAKAVAFGEALKPAFKTYQGQVIKNCQALAKGLLDAGFDLVSGGTDNHLVLVDLTNKDVTGKDAEHALDKAGITVNKNTVPFETRSPFVTSGVRIGTAALTTRGLVEADIANIVGWIDAAIASKDNETRLEEIRKDVEKFARAFPLFAW; from the coding sequence ATGGAAGAACTGCTGATTGCCGATCCCGAGGTCGGGCGCGCCGTGTGCCTGGAAATCGAGCGCCAGACCGGCAAGCTCGAAATGATCGCCTCCGAGAACTTCGTCTCCGTGGCCGTGCGCCAGGCCCAGGGCAGCGTGCTCACCCACAAGTACGCCGAGGGCTATCCCGGCAAGCGCTACTACGGCGGCTGCGAGTACGTGGACGTGGCCGAGGACCTGGCCCGCGATCGGGTCAAGGCGCTTTTTTGCGCCGAGTACGCCAACGTCCAGCCCCATTCCGGGTCCCAGGCCAACATGGCCGTGTATTTCGCCGCCTTAAAACCCGGCGACACCCTGCTCGGCATGGACCTGTCCCACGGCGGTCACCTGACCCACGGCTCGCCGGTCAACTTCTCGGGCCGCCTCTACAACATCGTGTTCTACCACGTGAAAAAAGAGACCGGCACCATCGACTACGACGAGGTCGAGCGCCTGGCCAAGGAGCATGGGCCGGCGGCCATCGTGGCCGGGGCCAGCGCCTATCCGCGCATCATCGATTTCCCGCGTTTCCGGGCCATCGCCGACGCGGTCGGGGCCAAGCTCATTGTGGACATGGCCCACATCGCCGGCCTGGTGGCCACCGGCCACCATCCCTCGCCCATCCCCCACGCCCATTTCACCACCTCGACCACGCACAAGACCCTGCGCGGCCCGCGCGGCGGCCTGATCCTGTCGAGCGAGGAATACGGCAAGACGCTCAATTCCCAGATTTTTCCGGGCATCCAGGGCGGCCCGCTCATGCATGTCATCGCGGCCAAGGCCGTGGCTTTCGGCGAAGCCCTCAAACCCGCCTTCAAGACCTATCAGGGGCAGGTGATCAAGAACTGCCAGGCCTTGGCCAAGGGGCTGCTCGACGCCGGTTTCGACCTGGTGTCCGGCGGCACGGACAACCACCTGGTGCTGGTGGACTTGACCAACAAGGACGTGACGGGCAAGGACGCCGAGCATGCCTTGGACAAGGCCGGCATCACGGTCAACAAGAACACGGTGCCTTTTGAGACGCGTTCGCCGTTCGTGACGTCCGGTGTGCGCATCGGCACGGCGGCGCTGACCACGCGCGGCCTGGTCGAGGCGGATATCGCCAACATCGTCGGCTGGATCGACGCGGCCATCGCGTCCAAGGACAACGAGACCAGGCTCGAGGAAATCCGCAAGGACGTCGAGAAGTTCGCGAGAGCGTTTCCGCTGTTCGCCTGGTAG
- the fabF gene encoding beta-ketoacyl-ACP synthase II translates to MTLHRVVVTGLAAITPIGNDLATSWQNLVAGVSGAGPITRFDAAAFDTRFACEVKDFDEKPFVAAKLAKRLDRFTIFAVSAAMMLMEDAGWKIPPEEAADVAVIIGCGLGGLETLEATHTKLLAQGPSRVSPFFIPTMIANMAAGQVSIAVGAKGPNLCPTSACASGQHGIGYAYTDIKLGRATAAICGGVESTITPLAVGGFNALKALSTRNDAPQKASRPFDADRDGFVIGEGCGLLLLESLEHAKARGARIYAEVAGFGASGDAYHMTAPPEDGEGMALAMRAALREAGLAPSELVHINAHGTSTSLNDACETVAIKTVLGEHAKDVIVTANKSMIGHCLGAAGGIESVMSVKTIAEGVVPPTINLDNQDPACDLDCTPNVARKVAVPNVLCNSFGFGGTNACMLYKAFAE, encoded by the coding sequence ATGACCTTACACCGGGTAGTCGTCACCGGCCTTGCGGCCATCACCCCCATCGGCAACGATCTGGCCACCAGCTGGCAAAACCTCGTGGCCGGCGTTTCCGGAGCGGGCCCCATCACCCGCTTCGACGCTGCGGCCTTCGACACGCGCTTCGCCTGCGAGGTCAAGGACTTCGACGAGAAGCCGTTTGTCGCGGCCAAGCTGGCCAAACGCCTCGACCGCTTCACCATCTTCGCCGTCTCCGCCGCCATGATGCTCATGGAGGACGCCGGCTGGAAGATCCCGCCCGAGGAGGCGGCGGACGTCGCCGTCATCATCGGTTGCGGCCTGGGCGGCCTCGAAACCCTCGAAGCCACCCATACCAAGCTCCTGGCCCAGGGCCCCTCGCGGGTCTCGCCCTTTTTCATCCCGACCATGATCGCCAACATGGCCGCCGGCCAGGTGTCCATCGCCGTCGGCGCGAAAGGCCCCAACCTGTGCCCCACCTCGGCCTGCGCCTCGGGCCAGCACGGCATCGGCTACGCCTATACGGACATCAAGCTCGGCCGGGCCACGGCCGCCATCTGCGGCGGCGTGGAATCGACCATCACGCCCCTGGCCGTGGGCGGCTTCAATGCCCTCAAAGCCCTGTCCACGCGCAACGACGCGCCGCAGAAAGCCTCGCGCCCCTTTGACGCGGACCGCGACGGCTTCGTCATCGGCGAGGGCTGCGGCCTGCTGCTGCTGGAATCGCTGGAGCACGCCAAGGCCCGCGGGGCGCGCATCTATGCCGAGGTGGCGGGATTTGGCGCCTCGGGCGACGCCTACCACATGACCGCGCCCCCCGAGGACGGCGAAGGCATGGCCCTGGCCATGCGGGCCGCCCTGCGCGAGGCCGGCCTGGCCCCGTCGGAACTCGTCCACATCAACGCCCACGGCACCTCCACGTCGCTCAACGACGCCTGCGAGACCGTGGCCATCAAGACCGTCCTCGGCGAGCACGCCAAGGACGTGATCGTCACGGCCAACAAGTCCATGATCGGGCATTGCCTGGGCGCCGCCGGCGGTATCGAGTCGGTCATGAGCGTCAAGACCATCGCGGAGGGCGTCGTGCCGCCCACCATCAACCTGGACAACCAGGACCCGGCCTGCGACCTGGACTGCACCCCCAACGTCGCCCGCAAGGTGGCCGTGCCAAACGTCCTGTGCAACTCCTTCGGCTTCGGCGGCACCAACGCCTGCATGCTGTACAAGGCGTTCGCCGAATAG
- a CDS encoding acyl carrier protein, which translates to MSVAEKVKEIIVDQLGVDAGEVNPEAKFVDDLGADSLDLTELIMAMEEEFGVEISDEDAQQIQKVQDAISFIEKKKGE; encoded by the coding sequence ATGTCTGTCGCGGAAAAAGTCAAAGAAATCATCGTGGATCAGCTCGGCGTGGACGCCGGCGAGGTCAACCCCGAGGCCAAGTTCGTCGACGATCTGGGCGCGGACTCCCTGGACCTGACCGAGCTCATCATGGCCATGGAAGAGGAATTCGGCGTTGAGATCTCCGACGAGGACGCCCAGCAGATCCAGAAAGTCCAGGACGCCATCTCCTTTATCGAAAAGAAAAAGGGCGAGTAG